A region of the Candidatus Schekmanbacteria bacterium RIFCSPLOWO2_02_FULL_38_14 genome:
ACAGCCGTAGCCATGTTATATGCATACTGAATAGTATGGTTGAACTCATGGGCAGCAGTCACCTTCATAGCCCCTATTTCATCTCCCTCAGAGTCATCATTTATAGTATTCGGCATAAGGTTATTCACAAGAATATAAGGCGTGTCGTCTGAATAGATAGTTGTATAAGCATAGTTCCCTTTCCCGAGGGAAAGCCTCTTGCTGTCAGAAGTATTTGCTATGTAAATATCTATTTTATACTGACCTGAGCTTTTTGGTTTTTTCAGTTCCATTTCGTTAACTTCCTTATTCCAAGATTCCTCAAGATATTCTCCCCATTTTTCAACAAGGTCAGGAATATCATCATTATCATCATCAGCAGGGTTAACACCCTTTCCTGTTGCTGAATTGTATGCCTCATCTCCCCATCTGATTACAAAATTACTTGTAGCATAATAATTGGGCGCTTCCTTAAAAGTATTGCTTCTGCTAATCTTATACGATTTTCTATAGCTTCTTTTCAAAGGTTCGGGCTGTTTCTCAAATAGGTATTCCATAATCATTTTTCTGTTTTCATCACTGAAAGAATTTATATTTTTCCTGATTTCGCTGATTACAGGAGTAGCACACCTCCGGACCCTTTTATCCTCTGTCATTCTGAAAGTAAAAACAGTGCTCTCAGGTTCAGCTCCCACTACTGAAAAAAATTCATTTAAGAGAAGAGTATTTCTTTCAATCAAGCCGCCTTTATAGACTGCGTGATTGTCAGCAAAAGAGGAGTTTTCAAGGAAAGCAATTACCAATAAAACCACAAAAAAATATTTTTTCATTTTATTTTCAATTTATAATTATTTATTATCATTTTTAATCCTTGTTATTTCTCTTCCTGAAACCTTTACCAGCGCTTCTCCACTTGTCTCCTTCCACTTTTTCACTTCATTGCTGAAACGCTCCAGAAAGCTTTTTAATAACTCATCCATCTGTGTCTGCATCTCCTCCATCTTTTCCCTCATCCGCATAATTATCTCAACTCCTGCCAGATTTACTCCCAAATCCTGAGTCAACCTCTGAATCATCTCTACCTTTCTTACATCATCATCTGAATAAAGCCTGGTGTTTCCGCCAGTTCTTTTTGGAGAAATCAAACCTTCTCTCTCATAAAGCCTTAAGGTCTGGGGATGGACATCAAGCATTTCAGACACTACCCCAATAGAGTAATATCCTTTTTTCTTTGCCATATTCCTTCTCCTCTCTGAACCCTTGCCTCAAAATGCTGGTTTTTTTGTTCCTCTGTTTTTTTTTCTGCTCTCTACCCTTAACCCTATCAAAGACTCATCTCCTTTGGCACAACAACTATACCCGTATCAGATACGAAAAATCTTTTTCTGTCCTCCTCAGGATTTAAACCAATAGTTGTCCCCTGAGGAATCTTAACTTCCTTGTCTATTATGGCTCTCTTTATTTTACAGTACCTTCCTATGTCAACTCCATCCAGTATTACTGATTCTTCAACCTCGCTCCCCCTGTGGATATAAACATTCGGTGAAAGAACTGACCTGTTTACTCTGGCGCCGCTGATTACTGACCCGCTTGAAATCAGCGAGTCCTGAGCCAGACCTGCTCTCATTTCCGAGCTTTCTCCTGAAACAACAAGCTTTGCAGGAGGATATTGCCCCTGATACGTCCTGATAGGCCATTCTTCATCATACAAACTGAACGCAGGCTTAACAGAGAGTAAATCCATATTTGCTTCCCAGTAGGCGTCAACAGTCCCGACATCTCTCCAGTACTTTACCTGTTTGTTATCCTCTTCCCTGAATATAAAACCAAAGACCCTGTAATTAGAAATCATCATTGGAATAACATCCCTGCCAAAATCGTGCTCTGTATCTTTCCATGCGTCATTGTGAAGCGCTTCATAAAGTATATTGGTTTTAAAAACATAAACACCCATTGATACCAGAGCAGAAGACTGGTCGGACAAAAAAGCCTTGGGATTTTTTGGCTTTTCCTCAAAACCTGTTATTCTGTAAGAATCATCAACCTCAACAACTCCAAACTGCGAAGCCTTTTTCCTCTCGAAAGGAATTGTTGCAACGGTTAAATCTGCGTTCTTTTCGATATGAGCCTTCAGCATTAAGTTGTAATTCATCTTGTACACGTGGTCTCCTGAAAGGACAAAGATATAGCTTTGTTTTTCTCTTTCAAGAAAATATATGTTCTGGTATATTGCATCAGCAGTTCCCCTGTACCACTGCTCCCCGATCCTTTGCTGAGGATGCAATGAAATAATATATTCTCCAAGGTCGGGATTGAACACATTCCACCCAAGCCTGATATGCCTGTCAAGAGAAAGCGATTTATACTGAGGAATAATACAAATCCTTCTTATATTGGAGTTAGCACAGTTGCTAAGAGTAAAATCTATGAGCCGATATATTCCTCCAAACGGCACAGCTGGCTTTGCCCTGTCTTTTGTAAGGGGATATAGCCTGCTGCCAACCCCGCCTGCTAAAATCAGCGCTAATGTTTTTTTTGTCTCCATAATTTATTTTTAAATCCCAAATTCCAAAATAAAATGTAGAAACGGGTCTTTAGACCCATTAATAACAGACCTAAAGGTCTGTTTCTACAAATACATATCATATACAATTTGACCTTGCTCATGGTTTCCCAACAGCCTATCAAACAAATCACAGAAACCCTGAACTCTCCATTTTCTTCCTGAGCCATTTTTCTGAACCCCTGCCAAGTGTATCTCTGAGCCAGAGCCCCCTGCAGTCGCTGCATACCTGGACAGAGTTGAATTTTCCCTCAAGATGGGCAACTCTGATTTCCTGAAGCTTTTCCCCTTTCCATATTTTATTAATGCTGCTTTTCCTGAGATTTCCGAGTATGCCGCGATGATAGAAATCAATACAGCATACTGAAACAGTTCCATCCCAGTTTATTGCAAGAGCAAGCCATAAAGAAATACAAGGGTACCTTTTATCGCTTGTGTATCCGGGCTTATTATTCTCTTTTCGTATAAAACCTGGCCAGGAAAATTCCCTGCTAATCACCACTTCATCAGCAAGTCTGTTCCATCTCTTCTTAAAAGCCTCGACCTCGCCAAGGTTTTCCTCTAAAGGAATAAGTTTTACTCTTATAAGAGGCTTAGCCAGATTAAGTTTTTTTTTAGTTTCTATAAAATTTTTAATATTCTCCTCAACCTTATCAAACCCCGGGACTCTTTTGATTTTCCTGTAAGTCTCCTCAGTTGCAGCATCTACGTTTATTATTATACTGTCAATTCCTGATTTCAAAATATCCTCCATCATTTTTCCTTCTAAAAGTATTGCATTTGTGCTGAGGTGAGTCTGATAAGCTGCCTTTTTGTTAACAGCATACTCAATCATCTCTGGCAATCTTGGATGCAGAAGCGGCTCTCCGTCTTTATGGAAAAAAATTGTTGTCCTCTTACCAAATTTCAGGCTTTCATCAATTATATTTTTATACAGCTCAAAATCCATGTATCCTTTTTCAACTGCAGGAGTTAAACCTATATCAGACTCATCAGGATGGGCGCGCACGGTGGCGGCCCCTACAGAATTAGAATTTTGTAGGGGCTGGCTCAGTCCATGCCCTCTTTCAAAACCTACTGATGACTGCGGACACATACTGCATTTAAGGTTACAGAGATTTGTTGGCTCGATAAAAAGTGAAGCAGGAAACTCCATTGAAATCTGGCGTTTCTCAATCACGTTCCTGATAAACTTGCTTTTGGTAGCAATGAGAGCAATTTTTTTTGCAGAATTTTCAAAAATATTATTGAGCATACTTTTAAAGGGCTATGCAGGTTAAAAACATCTGGTCTGGAGTTTTGACTTTTGCATCTTTACTTATTATTGAATCCTTCCATCATAGAACGATTGAGAAGTCTTTCCCATTCATAATCCACTCTTTTCTGAATATCCTTTATCTCTTCCTCTTTAAGGTGCCTGAATCTCATCTGGTGTTTGAAGTATTCTGAAACAGGTATCTTTTTTGGTTGTACATTTATTATATATTCTTCACCATTTATCACTTCATATAGCGGAAATACCTTTGTAAGGGTTGCAAGCCTCGCAATTTTTATGGTCTTCTCTGTAGATGACCTCCATCCCGGAGGACAT
Encoded here:
- a CDS encoding MerR family transcriptional regulator; protein product: MAKKKGYYSIGVVSEMLDVHPQTLRLYEREGLISPKRTGGNTRLYSDDDVRKVEMIQRLTQDLGVNLAGVEIIMRMREKMEEMQTQMDELLKSFLERFSNEVKKWKETSGEALVKVSGREITRIKNDNK
- a CDS encoding glucose-1-phosphate adenylyltransferase, which produces METKKTLALILAGGVGSRLYPLTKDRAKPAVPFGGIYRLIDFTLSNCANSNIRRICIIPQYKSLSLDRHIRLGWNVFNPDLGEYIISLHPQQRIGEQWYRGTADAIYQNIYFLEREKQSYIFVLSGDHVYKMNYNLMLKAHIEKNADLTVATIPFERKKASQFGVVEVDDSYRITGFEEKPKNPKAFLSDQSSALVSMGVYVFKTNILYEALHNDAWKDTEHDFGRDVIPMMISNYRVFGFIFREEDNKQVKYWRDVGTVDAYWEANMDLLSVKPAFSLYDEEWPIRTYQGQYPPAKLVVSGESSEMRAGLAQDSLISSGSVISGARVNRSVLSPNVYIHRGSEVEESVILDGVDIGRYCKIKRAIIDKEVKIPQGTTIGLNPEEDRKRFFVSDTGIVVVPKEMSL